In a single window of the Brachionichthys hirsutus isolate HB-005 chromosome 18, CSIRO-AGI_Bhir_v1, whole genome shotgun sequence genome:
- the ttbk2a gene encoding tau-tubulin kinase 2 has translation MSGGVEQADILSVLALVKERWKVTKKIGGGGFGEIYEAVDLLTRINVALKVESAQQPKQVLKMEVAVLKKLQGKDHVCRFVGCGRNDRFNYVVMELQGRNLADLRRSMTRGTFSISTTLRLSRQILEAIESIHSVGFLHRDIKPSNFAMGRFPSTCRTCYMLDFGLARQFTNSCQEVRPPRPVAGFRGTVRYASVNAHKNKEMGRHDDLWSLFYMLVEFLVGQLPWRKIKDKEHVGKLKESYNHHLMLKHLPAEFGVFLEHVSGLDYFTKPDYQLLMSVFDNSMKTYNVVENDPYDWERTSADGTLTISAAATTPQHHTRLTPAHMGMANASVVPGDLLRENTDEVLQDEQLSDGENDPAPERMPVSPLHPHRNQESDVWEELDRNRNHVRTAAWKAATEEEHSNDRGNQQSPRTGPTPGSPRKLPSERAAADRDGPLLRKLRSIHGFDLEKRPGVESKAIPERFPEPSSAQQQLGPQEVEAEGTAVDPAPNAAEDRETLWHYDKEPRPGTGSPKPASFGSQEHGEGAISSGGFVALNLSSGRQDNDSREWVMLERPSGSPGAMVTSSPSEEVEKPEVLRAGSPGWDKGGPSSAKTNQESTASSKGSLKGGKLELSVGPAGALPPVTPSSPAEALAEGVLTQLPTFPPSLPEEVEIRTSSPIPVRSPSPHTLLATLSDPLHQHQPAAMRRSQSAEQQQRRPSSSSSCHASLPLPLNPVPSTRPPGRRKLPAIPAGAANTKFPSVIRITRAQLQQLTARRPSGLSSQSGSDSVLLERRAEAEAQQVQEQTADFSSRQDHLPDRPGMPSDPLAETPVNENKPQSPVPSRVSSPHSPCPLSSPRSPDFINVLPSPPADGRVHANLKDPDRDFGRPPIATEPQPSEEENRNQTPASPSPSPTAQSRRQSRIPVLDTSSLLDLPPPGSAKEKLLQKKASQGPAPSPTASPSLSDRRGPMMASLDPLSSASDRSQDEDSLMGSRSDRQGDDAPSLSSSSSPLSRKSRIPRPVQAASSAEQLAAQFVPRPPPGRSPCRPMLESRLKRYRVRASSTGDSDLLSCLAQLMQGGSRGSPLHHRSPAQHEGSRMGICSLTNSPHHHRSSSVSPRSSSSPQRSVSSSPSRHEYRGGGAGGLLGRSHSPPSFSGSPPSRRFYPHHPETFCGRQARTSPFHLARGKGCGREGKCLSKLNR, from the exons ATGAGTGGAGGGGTGGAGCAAGCCGACATCCTGAGCGTGCTCGCTCTGGTCAAGGAGCGATGGAAAGTG ACGAAGAAGATCGGAGGAGGCGGTTTCGGGGAGATCTACGAGGCGGTGGACCTTTTGACGCGGATCAACGTGGCTCTGAAGGTGGAGTCGGCCCAGCAACCCAAACAGGTGCTGAAGATGGAGGTGGCGGTGCTCAAGAAGCTGCAGG GCAAAGACCACGTGTGTCGCTTTGTGGGATGCGGCCGCAACGACCGGTTTAACTACGTCGTGATGGAGCTGCAG GGTCGCAACTTGGCTGATCTGAGGAGGAGCATGACCCGGGGAACCTTCAGCATCAGCACCACCCTCCGCCTCAGCCGGCAGATCCTGGAGGCCATCGAGAGCATCCACTCCGTCGGCTTCCTGCACCGCGACATCAAACCG TCTAATTTCGCGATGGGCCGCTTCCCCAGTACTTGCCGGACCTGCTACATGCTGGACTTCGGTTTAGCTCGCCAGTTCACCAACTCCTGCCAAGAGGTCCGACCC CCACGTCCGGTCGCCGGGTTCAGAGGGACGGTCCGCTACGCGTCTGTCAACGCCCACAAGAATAAG GAGATGGGTCGTCATGACGACTTGTGGTCTCTCTTCTACATGCTGGTGGAGTTTCTGGTCGGTCAGCTGCCCTGGAGGAAAATCAAGGACAAA GAACACGTGGGGAAGCTGAAGGAGTCCTATAACCATCACCTGATGCTCAAACACCTGCCGGCGGAGTTCGGCGTGTTTCTGGAGCACGTCTCTGGCCTGGACTACTTCACCAAGCCCGACTACCAG ctgctgatgtCGGTGTTCGACAACAGCATGAAGACCTACAACGTGGTGGAGAACGACCCGTACGACTGGGAGCGGACCAGCGCAGACGGCACACTGACGATCAGCGCCGCCGCCACGACGCCGCAGCATCACACCCGCCTCACGCCAGCGCACATGGG AATGGCGAACGCCTCCGTCGTCCCCGGCGACCTGCTGAGGGAGAACACGGACGAGGTCCTGCAGGACGAGCAGCTCAGCGACGGGGAGAATGATCCCGCTCCGGAGCGCATGCCGGTTTCTCCGCTGCACCCGCACCGCAACCAGGAGTCTGACGTTTGGGAGGAGCTGGACCGCAACCGTAACCACGTCAGAACGGCGGCGTGGAAG GCCGCGACGGAGGAGGAACACAGCAACGACCGGGGGAACCAGCAGAGCCCCCGTACCGGGCCGACGCCGGGCTCCCCACGCAAGCTGCCATCCGAGCGGGCGGCCGCAGACCGGGACGGCCCCCTGCTGAGGAAACTCCGCAGCATCCACGGCTTCGACCTGGAGAAAAGGCCGGGCGTGGAGTCCAAAGCCATTCCGGAGCGCTTCCCGGAGCCCAG ctcagctcagcagcagctcggaCCTCAGGAGGTGGAGGCTGAAGGGACCGCCGTCGACCCGGCGCCCAACGCTGCAGAGGACCGTGAAACGCTCTGGCATTACGACAAGGAGCCGCGGCCTGGTACCGGTTCCCCTAAACCGGCATCCTTTGGATCTCAGGAGCACGGCGAGGGGGCCATCAGCAGCGGGGGTTTCGTGGCCCTCAATCTGAGCTCGGGGAGGCAGGACAATGACTCAAGGGAATGGGTCATGTTGGAGCGGCCCAGCGGCTCTCCGGGAGCCATGGTTACCAGCAGCCCCtccgaggaggtggagaaacCGGAGGTGCTCCGAGCCGGGTCTCCAGGATGGGACAAGGGCGGCCCGAGCTCTGCCAAAACCAACCAGGAAAGCACAGCTTCCTCTAAGGGGAGCCTGAAGGGGGGCAAGCTGGAGCTCAGCGTGGGTCCTGCTGGCGCTCTGCCGCCTGTCACTCCAAGCAGCCCAGCTGAGGCCCTGGCTGAGGGGGTGCTCACTCAG CTCCCCACCTTTCCTCCGTCCCTGCCTGAGGAGGTCGAGATCCGGACGTCCAGCCCCATCCCTGTGCGTTCTCCCAGCCCTCACACCCTCCTGGCCACTCTGTCGGACCCGCTGCACCAGCACCAGCCGGCGGCCATGAGGCGTAGCCAGTCTGCCGaacagcagcagcgccgcccctcctcttcctcctcctgccacgCCTCCTTACCGCTACCGCTAAACCCTGTCCCAAGCACCCGGCCGCCCGGCCGCAGGAAGCTGCCGGCCATCCCGGCGGGTGCCGCCAACACCAAGTTTCCCTCCGTCATACGCATCACGCGAGCCCAGCTCCAGCAG TTGACAGCGCGGCGTCCGTCCGGGTTGTCGTCCCAGTCTGGATCTGACAGCGTTCTGCTGGAGAGAcgtgctgaagctgaagctcagCAGGTCCAGGAGCAGACTGCAGACTTCAGCTCCCGCCAGGACCATCTCCCCGACCGTCCCGGGATGCCCTCGGACCCCCTGGCAGAGACGCCAGTCAATGAGAACAAACCTCAAAGTCCTGTGCCAAGCCGTGTGTCCTCACCTCATTCTCCATGTCCGCTGTCCTCTCCTCGCAGCCCTGATTTTATCAATGTCCTCCCTTCCCCGCCTGCTGACGGGCGAGTGCACGCCAACCTGAAAGACCCGGACAGGGATTTTGGACGTCCTCCCATTGCCACAGAGCCTCAGCCAAGTGAAGAGGAGAACAGGAACCAGActcctgcctccccctccccctccccgacGGCACAAAGCCGTAGACAAAGCCGCATCCCTGTCCTGGACACCTCCAGTCTGCTGGACCTCCCTCCTCCTGGTTCTGCTAAGGAGAAGCTCCTGCAGAAGAAAGCCAGTCAAGGCCCGGCCCCCTCCCCCACCGCTTCACCATCCCTCTCCGATAGGCGCGGCCCCATGATGGCCTCCCTGGACCCACTGTCCTCCGCTTCCGACCGCTCCCAGGACGAGGACTCTCTCATGGGTTCTCGCTCCGACCGCCAGGGGGACGacgctccttctctctcctcctcctccagtcctcTGTCCCGCAAGAGCAGGATCCCTCGACCCGTCCAGGCAGCCTCATCCGCGGAGCAGCTGGCTGCGCAGTTCGTgccacgcccccctcctggCAGGTCACCATGTCGCCCGATGTTGGAGAGCAG GCTGAAACGTTACCGCGTACGAGCCAGCAGCACCGGTGACTCGGACCTCCTGTCCTGCCTCGCTCAGCTGATGCAGGGGGGTTCCCGAGGTTCCCCCCTCCATCACCGCTCCCCAGCCCAGCACGAGGGATCCCGGATGGGCATCTGCAGCCTGACGAACTCCCCTCACCACCACCGCAGCTCAAGCGTATCCCCTCGCAGCTCCTCGTCCCCGCAGCGCTCCGTCAGCTCCTCGCCCTCCCGCCACGAATACCGCGGCGGTGGGGCAGGGGGTCTCCTGGGTCGCAGTCACTCACCTCCCAGCTTCTCCGGCTCGCCGCCTTCCCGCCGGTTCTACCCCCACCACCCGGAGACGTTCTGCGGCCGCCAGGCCCGCACGAGTCCTTTCCACCTGGCCAGGGGGAAAGGGTGTGGCCGAGAAGGGAAGTGCTTGAGCAAGCTGAACAGATAG
- the cdan1 gene encoding codanin-1: MAALLESVLLKKTDIYAVLNWLKNVEGGDSRAFSEPEVPVRKQEFVPFLLNFLREQSSQALTNGPATPAKTPSRPRPAAQTPGFTDKRGCRPARGGSGSRSATRVQLFSPASAVSPGSDWDTSSQSSVFSSPPFITALSPASRPAGSEGRSGQRFSLGDYIVSPPDPQPSQNVQSQKARRRSGGSTLVPGQGRRGGHHGEETGRWENAGKRSGRGGCGRITEQASPPSVEQLNLGNLEEFPPVGSSAVSSAPSKPSRRINPTPVGAERPHSTPKTCFTATPFSTHSPPTSAVEAQEVPGAAGCAARLQEERELLKREKTKRAQRIGSPLPSTSDPRTPTKSGAGTGSKATPDLHTPPPEPTSVTFSFELDLLAELYCTCISENLVPNIFLELFFVMQLLTSRSPHTHDDDDPGRLCARHSDVLERCFLRRVHNCVYFAVRVLESQFQLVAHLDKCTLRLLAENERVASFSPALGDRLTRALERSTATLAPSVPTFIHSVPFQPATDNRSNFSSDKAFHTFKKQRDVFYEVLREWEDFHQEPGWSFDAALGSRISGMMSQLTSAGSHSHFARLFLKQLVQMCKGPPPDADLLGILGADSLGRLKRLEERLIRPRGVTGPCPPPSFPGHQEFFRDLIQTASCCQLNQHLQDSLCQQLLQLEEVSILSPPAPIEEGDGDLEQQDEVQRFTSVLLLARLLAKFLGLIAFLPYQTSARPSREIQEAAVALRSKSAPVLDVCALLSDSVRRGRSILTVPWMVEFLSMLDAVGPLLPCYRTALGTLLLLYRRMLLGRGGEMCYLNKLLLVSVLGWLFQIPAMPDDVFFTSEFTKVARLEDGTPAAAGLDGIPLVDQQLLYTCCPFLGEFRKLLAAFVSGSAGKNGGAIRKITPTSAELRDTPATNRSQQKLQVDLEQAFFHNQPPSLRRTVEFVAERVGSNAVKHMKATLVSELVERGEKMLRSGLESKSSVSQLSDSICAQLCVAGLEALEKASRFCCEKSPDAVRVLLPGETSPAVLTTAENITKRLATEKACGWLAANVTALIRREWKSRCERVMKAAGSAAASDSGNAEDPVVEPERPNTPRRKQGSERAAACCPPRCSHGAPLPSDVLIEMKELLSVAVGPRTGEELPSGSRIKSLLQRAREMLTCRKFSTAVSEQMLLNATVLLACKLVSADLPLRPPSGCDGGDGAVEGSGAEPPVRALLEQLAELWEGDWSSSAPLHLLFTPLSVAAVLKAGDPEWNNYLFLVRRLVDRGILSKEQVASHWKKLTNLALQAKLMEHFQLQSQSLSPPSPLDELQSCMVSPQTVEGAPHDGIPQRL; encoded by the exons ATGGCGGCTCTTTTGGAATCTGTCTTGTTGAAGAAAACGGATATTTATGCGGTCTTGAACTGGCTGAAGAATGTTGAG GGGGGTGACAGCCGGGCGTTCAGTGAACCCGAGGTGCCTGTCCGCAAACAAGAATTTGTCCCATTTCTTTTAAACTTTTTGAGAGAGCAGAGTAGCCAAGCGCTAACCAATGGCCCCGCCACGCCGGCTAAGACCCCCAGCCGCCCCAGACCTGCAGCACAGACCCCGGGCTTCACTGATAAGAGGGGCTGCAGGCCCGCTCGTGGTGGGAGTGGCTCTCGGAGCGCCACCCGTGTGCAGCTTTTTTCTCCTGCCTCCGCTGTGTCACCTGGAAGTGATTGGGATACTTCGAGTCAATCCAGCGTGTTCAGCAGCCCACCCTTTATCACAGCATTGAGCCCCGCCTCCAGACCTGCAGGCTCCGAGGGGCGCTCTGGCCAAAGGTTCAGTCTGGGAGACTACAtcgtctctcctcctgatcccCAGCCCAGCCAAAACGTCCAGTCCCAGAAGgcccggaggaggagcgggGGCAGCACGTTAGTGCCGGGGCAAGGGCGCCGCGGAGGACATCACGGTGAAGAGACTGGACGTTGGGAGAATGCCGGAAAGAGGTCCGGTAGAGGAGGATGTGGCAGGATAACCGAGCAGGCCTCGCCTCCGTCTGTGGAACAGCTCAACTTGGGCAACTTGGAAGAATTTCCTCCTGTTGGATCTTCAGCTGTTTCATCTGC GCCATCAAAACCATCAAGACGAATAAACCCGACCCCAGTCGGTGCAGAGCGGCCCCACTCCACGCCAAAGACGTGCTTCACCGCCACCCCTTTCAGTACCCATTCTCCTCCCACGTCTGCTGTGGAGGCGCAGGAGGTGCCAGGAGCGGCAGGGTGTGCCGCgcgtctgcaggaggagagggagctaCTGAAGAGGGAGAA GACAAAGCGTGCCCAACGGATCGGCTCGCCTCTGCCTTCGACGTCTGACCCTCGCACCCCCACGAAATCAGGGGCTGGGACGGGATCTAAGGCTACACCGGACCTGCACACCCCCCCTCCAGAACCTACCAGCGTCACCTTCTCTTTTGAGCTCGACCTCCTGGCAGAGCTGTACTGTACCTGCATTTCTG AAAATCTGGTGCCGAATATTTTCCTGGAGCTTTTCTTCGTGATGCAGCTGCTGACTTCTCGCTCGCCGCACACTCATGATGACGACGATCCGGGACGTCTGTGTGCACGGCATTCAG ACGTTCTGGAGAGATGCTTCTTGAGACGAGTACACAATTGTGTGTATTTCGCAGTGCGGGTCCTGGAGAGTCAGTTTCA GTTGGTCGCTCATTTGGATAAATGCACCCTTCGTCTGCTGGCAGAGAACGAGAGGGTGGCGTCTTTCTCTCCGGCCCTCGGGGACCGTCTGACCCGGGCCCTGGAGAGAAGCACAGCGACG CTCGCCCCTTCAGTTCCCACCTTCATCCACTCAGTCCCGTTCCAGCCGGCGACTGACAACCGCTCCAACTTCAGCAGCGACAAGGCCTTCCACACCTTCAAGAAGCAGAG AGACGTTTTCTACGAGGTGTTACGAGAATGGGAGGACTTTCATCAAGAGCCGGGGTGGAGCTTCGATGCTGCTCTGGGGAGCAGAATAAG CGGAATGATGAGTCAGCTGACGTCTGCAGGAAGCCACTCCCACTTCGCTCGCCTGTTCCTGAAGCAGCTCGTTCAG ATGTGTaaaggccccccccccgacgctgACCTGCTCGGCATCCTGGGAGCCGACAGCCTGGGGCGCCTAAAGCGCCTGGAGGAGCGTCTCATTCGGCCCCGGGGGGTCACCGGGCCCTGCCCCCCTCCGTCTTTCCCCGGTCACCAGGAGTTTTTCAGGGACCTCATACAGACGGCGAGCTG CTGCCAGTTGAACCAGCACCTCCAGGACAGCCTTtgtcagcagctcctccagctggaagAGGTGTCCATCCTGAGTCCCCCAGCCCCCATtgaggagggagacggagaccTGGAGCAGCAG GACGAGGTGCAGCGGTTCACCTCCGTGCTGCTCCTCGCTCGTCTCCTGGCCAAGTTCCTGGGATTGATTGCCTTCCTGCCGTATCAGACGTCCGCGAGGCCGTCCCGGGAGATACAGGAAGCGGCGGTCGCTCTGCGCAGTAAG AGCGCTCCCGTTCTGGATGTTTGTGCTCTGTTGAGCGACAGCGtgaggagggggcggagcatcCTGACCGTGCCGTGGATGGTGGAGTTCCTCTCCATGCTGGACGCCGTCGGCCCTCTGCTGCCGTGCTACCGGACAGCGCTGGGCACGCTGCTGCTTCTGTACAG GAGGATGCTTCTGGGCCGGGGTGGAGAGATGTGCTACCTCAACAAACTTCTGTTGGTGTCTGTGCTGGGCTGGCTTTTCCAG ATCCCAGCGATGCCCGACGATGTCTTCTTCACCAGCGAGTTCACCAAGGTGGCCCGGCTGGAGGACGGAACTCCGGCTGCTGCAGGCCTG GACGGCATTCCTCTGGTGGATCAGCAGCTTCTCTACACCTGCTGTCCGTTTCTCG GTGAATTCCGGAAGCTCCTGGCCGCCTTCGTGTCTGGAAGCGCCGGCAAGAACGGCGGCGCCATTCGCAAGATCACCCCGACTTCCGCTGAGCTCAGGGACACGCCGGCCACCAACAGGTCGCAGCAGAAACTGCAG GTGGACCTGGAGCAGGCCTTCTTTCACAACCAGCCCCCGTCGCTGCGCCGCACCGTGGAGTTCGTCGCAGAGAGAGTCGGATCCAACGCCGTCAAGCACATGAA GGCCACGTTGGTGAGTGAGTTGGTGGAGCGAGGAGAGAAGATGCTGAGGAGCGGTCTGGAGTCCAAGTCCAGCGTTTCCCAGCTGAGCGACTCCATCTGTGCTCAGCTGTGTGTCGCCGGCCTGGAGGCCCTGGAGAAAGCCTCCAG GTTCTGCTGCGAGAAGAGTCCCGACGCCGTCCGGGTCTTGCTCCCTGGCGAGACTTCTCCTGCC GTTCTGACCACGGCTGAAAACATCACGAAACGCCTGGCGACAGAGAAAGCCTGCGGCTGGCTGGCGGCTAACGTCACCG ccctaaTCAGACGAGAATGGAAGAGCCGGTGCGAGCGTGTGATGAAGGCAGCGGGAAGCGCAGCGGCTTCGGACTCTGGGAATGCGGAGGATCCCGTTGTGGAACCGGAGCGGCCCAACACTCCCAGGAGGAAGCAGGGGAGCGAGCGGGCGGCGGCGTGCTGCCCCCCGCGCTGCAGCCACGGAGCTCCTCTGCCCTCGGACGTCCTCATCGAGATGAAG GAGTTGCTGAGCGTCGCCGTCGGTCCCAGGACTGGGGAGGAGCTTCCGTCTGGCTCCCGGATCAAATCGCTGCTGCAGAGGGCGAGAGAGATGCTCACCTGCAGAAAG TTCTCCACCGCCGTGTCGGAGCAGATGCTGCTGAACGCCACCGTCCTGCTGGCGTGCAAACTGG TGTCTGCAGATCTGCCGCTGCGCCCGCCGTCGGGCTGCGATGGAGGCGACGGGGCCGTGGAGGGTTCGGGGGCGGAGCCTCCGGTCAGggcgctgctggagcagctcgCTGAGCTGTGGGAAGGAGACTGGAGTTCCTCCGCCCCGCTCCACCTGCTCTTCACGCCGCTGAGCGTCGCAGCGGTGCTGAAGGCCGGCGACCCGGAG TGGAACAACTACCTGTTTCTGGTGAGACGGCTGGTCGACAGAGGGATCCTGAGCAAGGAACAAGTCGCATCTCATTGGAAGAAGCTGACTAACTTGGCGTTGCAAGCG AAGCTGATGGAACATTTCCAGCTGCAGTCTCAGAgcctttctcctccctctcctctggaTGAACTTCAGAGCTGCATGGTCTCACCGCAGACGGTAGAGGGGGCGCCACATGACGGAATCCCACAGCGTCTGTGA